A single Candidatus Methylomirabilota bacterium DNA region contains:
- a CDS encoding DUF4115 domain-containing protein translates to MVNRDTIQMEQEKKRTVGQLLREARAAKGISREEAATATRIRPVFVDAMEEDDYRLLPDERYLLRFLGEYASFLELDPQEIQRRFSQQIHRGSSSLAVFPAKRTVTLSLRRVVLGLVLLAFFIPSVFIVLSLLTEEPQKTRGPESPEESQSVRVTPPVETPPSIPETVTTSPITTAAPALPERPVPSDAPGEGHTLRVEAKEMTWMLVTIDDGETQDVLLQAGETWVWHAQQGFVVTVGNAGGVALALDDRPLPQLGETGQVIRNLRLPEEGSSPREVP, encoded by the coding sequence GTGGTGAACCGAGATACGATCCAGATGGAGCAGGAAAAGAAAAGGACGGTTGGCCAGCTCCTGCGGGAGGCCCGGGCGGCCAAAGGGATCAGCCGCGAGGAAGCGGCAACCGCGACGCGCATCAGACCCGTCTTCGTTGACGCCATGGAAGAGGATGACTACCGCCTCCTTCCCGATGAACGCTATCTCCTCCGGTTTCTCGGGGAATACGCGTCATTTCTCGAACTGGATCCCCAAGAGATTCAACGCCGCTTCTCGCAACAGATCCACCGAGGCTCCAGTTCGCTCGCGGTCTTTCCAGCGAAGCGGACCGTTACCCTGTCCCTTCGCCGGGTGGTTCTGGGACTCGTTCTGCTGGCGTTCTTTATCCCCTCGGTCTTTATCGTGCTCTCCCTTCTCACCGAGGAGCCTCAGAAGACCCGGGGACCCGAGTCTCCTGAAGAATCACAATCGGTAAGAGTTACGCCCCCCGTGGAAACACCTCCCAGCATCCCAGAGACCGTGACCACAAGTCCCATCACCACGGCCGCCCCCGCCTTGCCTGAAAGGCCTGTACCCTCGGATGCACCGGGGGAGGGGCACACCCTACGTGTGGAGGCCAAGGAGATGACCTGGATGCTGGTTACGATTGACGACGGGGAGACCCAGGACGTTCTTCTCCAGGCTGGAGAAACCTGGGTGTGGCATGCTCAGCAGGGCTTTGTCGTGACCGTTGGAAACGCCGGCGGCGTGGCGCTCGCCCTGGACGACCGTCCACTCCCGCAGCTAGGTGAAACGGGACAGGTGATCCGGAACCTCCGCCTCCCCGAGGAAGGATCTTCCCCCCG